The Gimesia sp. DNA window CGAAAACTCTCCTGGCTTTCATGCCTGGTCTTCCTGGGCGGCCTGGCATTCTCCGATGACCACCGCCTATCCGATCAATCATCCGTTTCGCGTCTGGCCGAGTGCTCAGACCCGCATCAGTTCGGGAGCTCATGGCTGGATCGACGGCTTTGCCTCTTCCAGTTATCACGTCGGCGGTGCGCACTTCATGATGGTGGATGGAAGCGTGCATTTCTTCAGTGAAAACATGGACTTCCAGACGTATCAGCAGCTGGGGAATCCGCAAGACGGTTTGCCTACAGGCGGGTTCACTTACTGATCGACACTCTCATCTCTGATTTATTCGCTGTTCGGAACGAGCCAGGAGTACGCCATGATTCCGTTTTGCCGCCTGACCATGACAGGCTCTTTGTTGCTGACTTTGCTGATCGCGGTCGGCTGTGGTGGGAAACAGGAAGACCTGCCGGATACCGTCGCGGTTTCCGGGATGGTGACCTACAAGGGAGCACCGGTTCCCGAAGCTACGATTATGCTCTACCCGGTTGAGGGACGTAAGCCGGCTTCGGGTCGAACGGATGCGGATGGAAAGTTCACGCTGACCACGTTCAATAAAGACGATGGTGCCCTGCCTGGCGAACATCAGGTGACGGTGAATGCTTTTCAGTCGACGCCTGAGGGGGTTTCCATGAAAAGTTCCATCCCGATCAAGTATTCGAACCCGAGCAGTTCGCCTTTGAAGGTGACTGTTGCTGAAGGGGATGCGGATCTGAAGCTGGAACTATCGGATTGAGGGTTTGAGGATCCGAGTAAAAGTGGTGTAACCAGTTCCCTGCACTTTGTGGAAATCGTGATTCTTAATTGGACGCGGCAGCTGTGACCTCCTGCTCGCTGCGCTCGGCCCGAATTTTATTCGGGCCCACCCTGTTTTTTTCTCATTACAGATATTCTTCATTGATCTGGGCACCGTGGGGCAAGTATTTAGACCGGAAACATGCCCCCCGGTGTTTTTTACAATATAAAAGGTTACACTATGAGCGGCAGGCACGAGTTGTTTTAATCAGACAGGGTTTTCAACCGCAGCCCCGCGAACCGATACGTTATGCAAGAAACAGACTGATGGCTGATGATATAATCCTTGATGACGTTAATCCTACACTGAATGTCATTCATCGCTGGGCGTACGATGTGAACCTGTTCCTGATTGAACAGGATGAAGACCTGATTCTGCATAAAGCGAAATACGTACCGATGCTGCTACAGTTTGCCCGCGATCCAGACTGCCCCAAAAATGACTACTGCCTGTCGATTGTCTATTATCATTCACAAATCAGCCTTTTAAATCGTAATCGACAGGCATGTGATGCGATCTTCAATTGCCTGGATTCGAGCATCGACTCATCCCCGGTGACCAGCAAATGGGCGGCAGATTTCCGACGTGCTTACCAGCAACTGATTCACCCGTGTGAGTTGTCTCATACAGACGCCGTTTCGCTTGCCAAATGGCTCCTCGTGGGCGATCACTGTGTCCGCTCATTCATGGAGACGGGACGTGTCATCAACGACTATTGCGAGTTCAAGTGCTACACCGAATCCTACAACGGCTATCTTTACATCAACCCTGTGACGGGCATCTGGCAACAGTCTCGTCATTCGCCACTCCAGACGATTGAGCTATCATCCACCGACTAGCTGGAACTGACGGGATGAGGAGCTTCTGGCTAGTGGCCTGTCTCACAGTCAGTTTCCTGCTCGCTGCGCTCGGCCCGAATTTTATTCGGGCCGACCCCGTTTTTCTGTGTGGAATGGGGTTAGATCGTGTTATTGAATGCAGCCGTCTTCCTTTTTACCGGCGGCTAGCGTCTTGCCGCTCAGTTTTTTTTGGCTTGCTGGGATTTAGTTCGTTGTTTGCTCTTCTTCTCGCAATGCGGGGGGCATGATTGTCGGGCGGTTGACGAGGGAGACGAGGACGAAGCTGAGCAGCATCAGCAGATACCAGGCGACGAGCTTGGTGATGGAGACGAGTTGCCAGTGGTGCTGTTGCGTGGGGTAAACCCAGACATTGGCAAACGTTGAGATGTTCTCGGCAAACCAGATAAAGAGCGCGACCAGCAGCCAGCCGACGACCAGGGGCATGTGTCGGTGAATCTGGTCCATGCGAAAATAAATCTGCACGCGGCCGAACATGA harbors:
- a CDS encoding carboxypeptidase-like regulatory domain-containing protein; this translates as MIPFCRLTMTGSLLLTLLIAVGCGGKQEDLPDTVAVSGMVTYKGAPVPEATIMLYPVEGRKPASGRTDADGKFTLTTFNKDDGALPGEHQVTVNAFQSTPEGVSMKSSIPIKYSNPSSSPLKVTVAEGDADLKLELSD